In the genome of Bremerella sp. P1, the window GACACGAGCCCAATGCAGCGCCGCTGCGCACATAGGACAAGGCTCGCAGGTTGTCGCCACGATCGCCCCTTCCAGCAAAGGACTACCTGTCTGATGACAGGCCTCTCGCAGGGCGTTGATCTCGGCGTGGGCGGTGATATCGATCGTTTGCCAAACCGTGTTGTGCTCGGCGGCAATGACCTGACCGTCCAACTCAATGGCACAACCAAACGGCGTCTGGCCCAGAGCAATGCCTTCCTGGCATTTCTCAATCGCCAATTGCATCAAAGATTCCGGCGTCATGGGGCTGTCTTCTCAGAAATGGGTGCTTGGGGGCACTTCAGTTGTAACAGAACGGACCGGCGAATCGGAAGAATATTTAGCCACAGAGATCACAGAGGCCACGGAGAGAAGAGATGCGAGGGAGTAACCACGGATTACACGAATTGGCACGGATGGGAGTTACTGAGTCGACTTCGTCGACGATTTATATCTGTGTTCATCCGTGTAATCCGTGGTTTGTCTCTTCTTCTCTCCGTGGCCTCTGTGATCTCTGTGGCAAACCCCTCTTTCCGCGGGGCACTTGCTATGCCGTGCCCTGGCATTCACAATACCACTTCCCGTGCATGAACCTTAATGCACTAGAGAATTGTTACGTGACACGAGCTGGAATGACGACATGACCACGTCCCAAGTGATTTTGACCGGTTTTGCTGACGAATCTGCCAATCAGAAGACGGCTGAACAGCAGTTTAGCGCCTTCGCTGCGTTGGGGCTGGAATACTACAGCATTCGCTTCATCGACGTCGGCAACGGCATTAAGAATGTCATGGAGCTGACCAAGGCAGAAATTGCCAAGCTGCGAACCTTGGAAGGTGAGTACGGCCTGAACGTTTCGTCCCTGGGCTCGCCCATTGGTAAGGTCAAGTTGCTCAACGAAGAAGAC includes:
- a CDS encoding nucleoside deaminase yields the protein MTPESLMQLAIEKCQEGIALGQTPFGCAIELDGQVIAAEHNTVWQTIDITAHAEINALREACHQTGSPLLEGAIVATTCEPCPMCAAALHWARVEKVYFGATIADAEAAGFRELDLSAEKVIAAGGGTTILVPNLLRDPCRKLFYDWKAAGLGKTY